Proteins co-encoded in one Aethina tumida isolate Nest 87 chromosome 7, icAetTumi1.1, whole genome shotgun sequence genomic window:
- the LOC109597256 gene encoding dynein axonemal heavy chain 12 produces MDKSTKKSNALGKCRVRARTKYQPQDLSECVESVISDDLLKKFNIEEIKRNMLLDYQAEYSRKVKVRELKHQLTPLYPEVPKLNKSHKKIRKYAEKCPSTAMSRFLEADMKKMVERCRPGPFAYLGKTERYQIYLWLRHEFQNKWMLHQPLARKVFKECVSLPEILFSMSTWRQEALTLSELDSKFNVVLNDVKLIINKFYTKVVGHVEKEKINLNKDKMDRLLNCCTGLLSVYIGKALFTTINYMVNVVSDPDRVPYMKLTLKINKGIQIVPNYEDIALIYHIFIMKLVDNCKNYTTLDAYRKDVVEQQYIFINITDEFINKFYDIGQLVLLDYVQIIKESLDKVSSDIFNKMCKFHIDDNIEICEKYEEISRIALEKPETTEELIEQGKFMLQVKSEILQDLQARTQDMLYNLTKLINLGTLTPEHMELNTTTINWIKKIQKVLDTNSTIYEQLKYEAEVNLQNNIKQVHDTLADLCPKLSILDDMDDAARAREYMQTMSNFMAVLRDLQKKINFINKERNCLGFNITPFVQFEEVVDIVYNFYHLLKVCLNVNRSIAVWLDGPFEFLSFEDTDNMIDEYSKELLKIQKTYRIKLRAPPGEDSVFRFFGVVDDPDLLSWPGPLKLTATALQFLKNFRPAANMMRIMCNDALMKRHWKDMSDIAGFDLTPNAGTTLNKMMAMGLEDDLDKYDVISSGATKERELYQNLQKMQAEWKEIFFKTGLFKETGIPILTALDDVQVVLDDHILKALTMRGSVFVKPYEAEVRVFYDKLVRINKTIDEWGKVQAQWLYLLPIFSSKDIVAQMPEEGNLFKEVNDIYKRYIGVVISDPRVFEIGSSEGLLESMIYCNELLEKINDGVTTYLEKKRLYFPRFFFLSNDEMLEILSETKNPLRVQPHLKKCFEAIASLDFDSTLQVHAMLSGEGEKINFKNIVNTKEAGGSVEKWLIQVEDQMVISVRDQLIKSNKNYLMLPRTKWIIRWPGQVVLAISQVHWTSNVHKALNNEENLNLPKLSEQLKGALKEIVDLIRDPTLTNLSRITTKALIVIDVHAKDVVAEMKDNKVNNDREFKWLAQMRYYLENDDCYVRLINASVKYACEYLGNSDRLVITPLTDRCYRTLIGAYHLHLNGAPEGPAGTGKTETTKDLAKALAVQCVVFNCSDGLDYKAMGKFFKGLASCGAWVCFDEFNRIDVEVLSVVAQQISCVVFAVRAHAEKFLFEGTELKLNPACYVCITMNPGYAGRSELPDNLKVLFRTVAMMVPDYAMIGEISLYSYGFVDARNLSVKIVTTYKLCSEQLSSQNHYDYGMRAVKSVLSAAGNNKRKSPEESEDVQLLRAILDVNLPKFLNQDLPLFDGIISDLFPGVVLTQADYNVMTEVMKNKSRNRSLQPKDSFLLKIIQTYEMMIVRWGFMIVGETNAGKSSTLKVLADTLTELHNMGKNEEVVTYQIVNPKAITMGQLYGQFDPISYEWFDGVVAVIYRNFCTDESPDRKWIIFDGPVDAVWIENMNSVLDDNKKLCLMSGEVMTLSNSMSLIFEVMDLEQASPATVSRCGMIFMESATLGWLPFFQSWLPKCNPEWCEGNEELLTTLIEWMVPPCLSFIRKHCRQYCYPGEISLVTTMLSLIEMYLDDALNNSVKKEEDIKHLTTWIHATLIQAGSWGLGAILDQDSRIKFDDYFKNLWRGAVQKYPFPENIEFGLVPLPTEGLIIDYEYYYRLKGSWKYYFDTVRNLRVEESKNILQVLIPTIDTLRYMMLVDIHIRFKKQILIMGPTGTGKSFYIQDLLINQIDKDYYEPSFITFTVQISANQCQDLVISKLNKRKRGHYGPPKGKMAVIFIDDVNMPQKEQYGAQPPLELLRQYYDHKNWYDLKATTPLYLHDVLFIGAMGLVGGSRQDIYPRFLRHFNIFSINDFSEESMKKIYSNILLLGWKNNGFPSEIINIVNVVVNATYNVFKSAMEYLRPTPSKSHYVFNLRDFSRLIQGCAMLKKENAETKSTFAKIWAHETLRVFGDRLIDQNDNDWLFGKLKQIVSEQFRENFELLFQESGDGSPVTQETLKNLMFGSYFDTDSDTNKRYEEVVDLDQFLRLAENCLSEYNSSHKNKMDIVLFDYALQHLSKVCRILTMSCGSGLLVGISGSGRQSLTRLGSEIFGHKLFQPEITSNYGINEWRDDIKKVLKESGGRGKDTTFLITEGQIKMEAFLQDVDCLLNSGEVPNMYQIDEKQEILDLVRLAAQGGNRNLDISALHIFLFFTKRCREKTHILLCFSPVGSSFRNRLRLFPSLINCCSIDWYNDWPASALEEIAMNWMTNINLPEDIISKSVTACKYFHIEARNASIEFFNIANRKVFITSASYLELIRSFTELSNKKQDELLRARNRYLGGLEKLAHAAESIGEMQKSLAALQPMLQEMSRTATKMTQQIEKETIEVEKVASLVKQDEKAANKQAALSQALKFECESELAEAMPILNEALAALDTLKPTDITLVKSMKNPPDAVKLVMAAVCIIKGIKAERIPDPKTGKMINDYWKPSVRILGEFNFLQALKDFDKDNIKPEIMAKIKKEYLTHKDFKPQVVAKASSAAEGLCKWIIAMEKYDTVNKIVAPKKAKLAAAEKEFEQTMSILREKRNLVKQLEEKLEKLNSDLEEAVRKQEELQSNVDLCNNKLIRAQKLIGGLGGEKTRWTAAANSLQAQYDGIAGDILISCGIISYLSPFNAVLRQRLIADWHQFVKSLKIPCADDFNIITSLGSDVKIQNWGIDGLPRDEFSIENGIIMDNSRRWSLFIDPQNQAANWIKRMEKKNNLVVVKFSHSDYMKRIEIAIQSGTPVLIESIGEELEAPLDPLLFKQVFKQAGLEVIGLGDNVIVYNSNFKLYITSKYRNPQYLPEVFNRVTIINFALTIEGLQDQLLGIVVAVEKPDLQQLKEDLIVQKAKNRGALLDCEEKILKTLSESQGDILEDENAIQILDNSKILSSEIIEKQEKSLEIEKSIEEFRLKYQSVSEFSAVLYYCISDLANIDPMYQYSLDSFINLYIGSIQRAEKSRKIETRCLNLINAFTYDLYSNITRSLFEKDKLLFSFILCSKIMISQGRLNEKEFMFFLTGGISMENTYENPTPWLPKSSWDEICRVDSLPIFAGFRESFVKYHTDWKEIYDNFDENGSFPEPWDNKLDGFRRLIIVRLFRPDKMLLCISNFVSNEMDERYIKPPPFNISISYADSYCLSPLIFILSPGTDPMGALVKFSEEKGYSKKFFYISLGQGQGPIAQSLIQRGQEDGSWVCLQNCHLATSWMPSLERIFEELDVGNTHDQFRLWLTSYPSDKFPSTILQKGVKMTNESPAGLQNNLLKSYINEPVKNPDFFNGCPENSEMFVRLLYGLAFFHAVVQERRTFGPLGWNIQYGFNDSDFDISVQQVQMFINENDDPFEALSYLIGECNYGGRVTDDWDRRLIVTILMDFINPVVAVDPNYQFNELGTWYGLPSHLDYDAFINHIQSLPHSHPPEVFGLHTNAGITRDLKDSMTMLNSVLKVCGESAGGGGGETDKILMSLTNDLLSKHPGLFNIEDAKLKFPIDYNESMNTVIVQEMQRFNKLLSRIKASLQTMQRAIQGLEVMSASVEAFGTSLVLARIPTAWTGVSYPSLKNLPNYFNDLLARVSFLNKWYLENKPPTYWVSGFFFTQAFLTGVKQNYARKHTIPIDKITFDFEITANDYMDISPEDGAYVNGLFTDGARWSRSTSCLKELHPKILNDTLPVVWLIPIETVNYDTRGRYICPVYKTSERKGTLSTTGHSTNYVLPILLDTEEETSHWIKRSVALLCQLN; encoded by the exons TTCTGTTAGATTATGTCCAAATCATAAAAGAATCTCTTGATAAAGTTagttcagatatttttaacaaaatgtgtaaatttcatatagacgacaatattgaaatatgtgaaaaatatgaGGAAATCTCAAGAATTGCTTTAGAAAAACCTGAGACGACTGAAGAATTAATTGAACAGGGGAAATTTATGTTGCAAGTAAAGTCTGAAATTCTTCAAGACCTTCAAGCTCGTACGCAAGATATGTTATATAACTTAACAAAGTTGATAAACTTAGGAACATTAACTCCAGAACATATGGAGTTAAATACAACCACa ATAAATTGGATTAAGAAGATTCAAAAAGTCTTAGATACTAACTCAACAATATATGAACAACTGAAATACGAAGCTGAGGtgaatttacaaaacaatataaaacaagTTCATGATACTCTTGCAGATTTATGTCCGAAACTATCTATTTTGGACGATATGGATGACGCCGCCAGAGCAAGAGAATATATGCAAACCATGTCAAATTTTATGGCAGTACTAAgagatttacaaaaaaaaattaatttcataaataaagaaagaaaCTGTCTTGGATTTAACATAACTCCATTTGTACAATTTGAAGAAGTGGttgatattgtttataatttttatcatttactaaaagtttgtttaaacGTAAATAGAAGTATCGCTGTGTGGCTTGATGGtccatttgaatttttgtcatttgaaGATACAGATAACATGATAGATGAATACTCTAAAGAATTGTTGAAAATACAGAAGACATATAGGATAAAGTTAAGGGCACCTCCAGGAGAAGATAgtgtatttagattttttggtgTTGTTGATGATCCAGATCTCTTAAGTTGGCCGGGGCCTCTCAAATTAACAGCCACtgctttacaatttttaaagaattttagacCCGCTGCCAACATGATGAGAATTATGTGTAATGATGCATTAATGAAAAGACATTGGAAAGATATGTCAGATATTGCAG GATTCGATTTAACTCCTAATGCTGGTACCACCCTGAATAAGATGATGGCTATGGGCTTAGAAGACGATTTGGACAAATACGACGTCATAAGTTCGGGAGCTACTAAAGAAAGAGAGTTGTATCAAAATCTACAGAAAATGCAGGCAGAatggaaagaaatatttttcaaaaccgGTTTATTCAAAGAAACTGgaattccaattttaactgCTTTGGATGACGTTCAAGTAGTGCTTGATGATCATATTTTGAAAGCGTTAACCATGAGGGGCAGCGTATTTGTAAAACCTTATGAGGCTGAGGTACGAGTGTTTTATGACAAACtagtaagaataaataaaacaattgacGAATGGGGCAAGGTACAAGCACAATGGTTATACCTATTGCccatattttcttcaaaagaCATCGTTGCCCAAATGCCTGAGGAAGGTAATTTGTTTAAGGAAGTAAAtgatatatataaaagatatattgGTGTCGTTATAAGTGATCCAAGAGTATTTGAAATAG gCAGTTCGGAGGGTCTCTTAGAGTCGATGATATATTGTAATGAAttactggaaaaaattaatgatggtGTGACTACTTACTTGGAAAAGAAACGTTTGTATTTTCCAagatttttctttctttctaaTGATGAAATGCTTGAAATATTATCAGAAACTAAAAACCCTCTGAGAGTTCAACCTCATTTAAAGAAGTGTTTTGAAGCAATCGCTTCCTTAGATTTTGACAGCACTCTGCAAGTACACGCCATGCTAAGTGGTGAAGgcgaaaaaattaactttaagaaTATCGTTAATACAAAAGAAGCTG gTGGGAGTGTTGAGAAATGGCTAATACAAGTAGAAGACCAAATGGTTATATCTGTCAGAGATCAGTTAATTAAAAGcaacaaaaactatttaatgttGCCAAGAACAAAATGGATTATTCGATGGCCCGGACAAGTAGTTTTGGCTATATCCCAAGTCCACTGGACTTCTAATGTTCATAAGGCTTTAAATAATGaggagaatttaaatttacccaAACTTTCAGAACAATTAAAAGGTgctttaaaagaaattgtgGACCTAATCAGAGATCCAACTTTGACCAATTTATCTAGAATAACTACAAAAGCCTTAATTGTAATAGATGTTCATGCAAAAGACGTTGTTGCAGAAATGAAAGAtaacaaagtaaataatgATAGAGAATTTAAATGGTTAGCACAAATGAGATACTATTTAGAGAATGATGATTGCTACGTTAGGCTTATCAACGCTTCGGTAAAATATGCATGTGAATATTTGGGCAACTCCGATAGACTTGTAATTACACCGCTGACAGATAGATGCTACAGAACATTAATAGGTGCTTATCATCTTCATTTAAATGGAGCACCAGAGGGTCCTGCAG gaACTGGCAAAACAGAAACTACAAAAGATTTAGCCAAAGCTCTCGCAGTTCAATGTGTAGTATTCAACTGTTCTGACGGATTGGATTACAAAGCAATGGGTAAATTTTTCAAAGGACTAGCGTCATGCGGAGCATGGGTTTGCTTTGATGAGTTCAACAGAATCGATGTGGAAGTATTATCCGTAGTGGCTCAACAAATCTCTTGCGTAGTTTTTGCCGTTCGAGCACACGCAGAAAAATTCTTATTCGAAGGCacggaattaaaattaaatccagCTTGTTACGTATGCATTACAATGAATCCCGGTTATGCGGGTAGATCAGAATTAccagataatttaaaagtattatttcgGACAGTTGCAATGATGGTTCCTGATTATGCTATGATTGGAGAAATTTCTTTGTATTCTTACGGATTCGTAGATGCAAGAAATTTATCAGTGAAGATTGTTACAACCTATAAACTGTGCTCAGAACAATTGTCATCACAAAATCATTACGATTATGGAATGAGAGCTGTAAAATCAGTTTTATCAGCTGCaggtaataataaaagaaaatcacCAGAGGAATCTGAAGATGTACAGTTATTAAGAGCCATTTTGGACGTAAATTtgccaaaatttttgaatcaaGATTTACCTCTTTTTGATGGTATTATATCTGATTTATTTCCTGGAGTTGTACTGACTCAGGCTGACTATAACGTAATGACTGaagttatgaaaaataaatccaGAAATAGATCTTTACAACCTAaagattcatttttattaaaaatcatccaAACATATGAAATGATGATTGTAAGATGGGGATTTATGATCGTGGGGGAAACGAATGCTGGAAAATCATCTACATTGAAAGTATTAGCTGACACCCTTACTGAACTTCACAACATGGGCAAAAACGAAGAAGTTGTAACATATCAGATAGTCAATCCAAAAGCGATAACAATGGGACAACTATATGGACAATTCGATCCCATATCTTACGAATGGTTTGATGGAGTAGTTGCCGTTATTTACCGTAATTTCTGTACTGATGAATCGCCTGATCGAAAATGGATTATTTTTGATGGACCTGTGGATGCAGTATGGATAGAAAATATGAATAGTGTATtggatgataataaaaaattgtgcttAATGTCTGGAGAAGTAATGACTCTTTCAAATAGCATGTccttaatttttgaagttatGGACCTAGAACAAGCATCTCCGGCaaca gtGTCGAGATGTGGAATGATTTTTATGGAATCAGCTACATTAGGCTGGTTACCATTTTTTCAATCATGGCTACCTAAGTGCAATCCAGAATGGTGTGAAGGAAATGAGGAATTGCTCACGACACTAATAGAATGGATGGTGCCTCCGTGCTTGTCATTTATACGAAAACATTGTCGACAATATTGTTATCCTGGTGAAATTAGTCTAGTAACTACAATGCTGAGTTTAATAGAAATGTATCTGGATGAtgctttaaataattcagttaaaaaagaggaagatataaaacatttaacaacATGGATTCATGCAACTTTAATACAAGCAGGATCTTGGGGATTGGGTGCAATTTTAGACCAAGATTCTAGGATAAAGtttgatgattattttaaaaatctgtgGAGGGGTGCCGTTCAAAAATATCCGTTTCCCGAAAATATCGAATTTGGCTTAGTTCCCTTACCAACTGAAGGTTTGATTATCGATTATGAGTattattacagattaaaagGTAGTTGGAAATACTATTTCGACACTGTAAGGAATTTAAGAGTTGAAGagagtaaaaatattcttcaagTTCTAATACCCACTATTGATACGTTGAGATATATGATGCTGGTCGATATACacattagatttaaaaaacaaatacttaTTATGGGTCCTACAGGAACtggaaaaagtttttatattcaagatcttttaattaatcaaatcgaTAAAGATTATTATGAACcatcatttattacatttacagTACAAATATCAGCCAATCAGTGTCAGGATTTAGttatatctaaattaaataaaagaaaacgaGGACATTATGGACCGCCCAAag gaaaaatggcagtaatttttattgacgaTGTCAATATGCCTCAGAAAGAGCAATATGGTGCACAACCACCGTTGGAACTTTTAAGACAATATTATGATCACAAGAATTGGTATGATCTAAAAGCTACTACACCTTTATATTTGCATGACGTTTTGTTTATCGGAGCTATGGGTTTGGTTGGTGGAAGCAGACAAGATATATATCCCAGATTTTTAaggcattttaatatattttcaataaatgacTTTTCTGAAGAGAgtatgaagaaaatatattctaatatattattacttgGTTGGAAAAACAATGGATTTCccagtgaaataattaatattgtaaatgtaGTTGTAAACGCAACTTACAACGTTTTTAAGTCAGCAATGGAATATTTACGACCAACCCCTTCTAAAAGTCATTACGTATTTAACTTAAGAGATTTTTCGAGGTTAATTCAAGGTTGTGCCAtgttgaaaaaagaaaatgcaGAAACTAAATCCACTTTTGCGAAAATTTGGGCTCATGAAACATTAAGAGTGTTTGGAGATCGATTAATTGATCAAAATGATAATGATTGGTTATTtggaaaattgaaacaaattgtatCTGAACAATTTCGAGAGaactttgaattattgtttcaaGAAAGTGGTGATGGTTCTCCAGTAACTCAAGAAACGTTAAAGAATCTTATGTTTGGCtcatattttgatacagaTTCTGACACAAATAAACGTTATGAAGAAGTGGTCGACTTAGATCAATTTTTGCGATTAGCTGAAAATTGCTTAAGCGaatataactcatctcataaaaataaaatggatataGTACTATTTGACTATGCGTTACAACATCTTTCAAAAGTATGTCGAATTTTAACTATGAGCTGCGGTAGTGGTCTTTTAGTAGGAATTAGTGGTTCTGGAAGACAATCATTAACCAGACTTGGAAGCGAAATATTTGGTCATAAGCTATTTCAACCAGAAATAACTAGTAATTATGGTATTAATGAATGGAGAGATGATATTAAGAAGGTGTTAAAAGAATCGGGAGGAAGAGGTAAAGATACTACTTTTCTCATCACCGAGggacaaattaaaatggaagCATTTTTACAAGACGTTGattgtttgttaaattctGGGGAAGTACCAAATATGTATCAAATTGATGAAAAACAGGAAATTTTGGACTTAGTAAGATTAGCAGCTCAAGGTGGCAATAGAAATTTGGATATATCTGCATTGCATATTTTCCTATTCTTTACGAAGCGGTGTAGAGAAAAGACACATATTTTACTATGTTTTAGTCCTGTTGGAAGTTCCTTTAGAAATAGATTAag acTCTTTCCGTCACTTATTAACTGCTGTTCCATTGATTGGTATAATGATTGGCCCGCTTCTGCATTAGAAGAAATCGCCATGAACTGGATGACAAATATAAACTTACCTGAAGACATTATAAGTAAATCAGTAACAgcttgtaaatattttcatattgaaGCTCGAAATGCTAGTAtagagttttttaatatagcaaatagaaaagtttttattacatCTGCGTCATATTTGGAACTGATACGTTCATTTACTGAACTATCAAATAAGAAACAAGATGAGTTATTAAGGGCAAGAAATAGATACCTTGGAGGATTAGAAAAACTTGCTCATGCGGCTGAGTCAATTGGTGAAATGCAGAAATCACTTGCTGCTTTGCAACCTATGCTTCAAGAAATGAGTCGTACCGCAACTAAAATGACACAACAAATCGAGAAGGAAACCATAGAAGTTGAAAAAGTTGCAAGTTTAGTTAAACAAGATGAAAAAGCTGCGAACAAACAAGCAGCTTTGTCacaagctttaaaatttgaatgtgaaTCAGAATTAGCTGAAGCCATGCCAATCTTGAATGAAGCCCTAGCTGCCCTAGATACATTAAAACCAACAGACATAACCCTTGTTAAATCTATGAAAAATCCCCCAGATGCTGTTAAATTAGTAATGGCTGCGGTATGCATAATTAAAG gtatTAAGGCAGAAAGAATACCTGATCCTAAAACTGGTAAAATGATAAACGACTATTGGAAACCAAGTGTTCGAATTCTtggagaatttaattttttgcaagCTTTAAAAGATTTCGACAAAGACAATATTAAACCTGAAATCatggcaaaaattaaaaaagaatatttaactcaTAAGGACTTCAAACCGCAAGTGGTAGCTAAGGCTTCGAGCGCTGCTGAAGGACTTTGTAAATGGATAATAGCCATGGAAAAATATGATAcggtaaataaaatagttgctCCTAAAAAAGCTAAATTAGCTGCTGCTGAGAAAGAGTTTGAGCAAACAATGTCCATTCTTCGAGAGAAAAGAAATTTGGTGAAACAGTTGGAGGAAAAACTGGAGAAATTAAATTCAGATCTTGAAGAAGCTGTACGCAAACAAGAGGAGTTGCAAAGTAACGTGGATTTatgtaataacaaattaatcag AGCTCAGAAGCTTATCGGAGGACTTGGAGGCGAAAAAACCAGATGGACTGCAGCCGCTAATTCTTTACAAGCACAATATGATGGGATAGCTGGTGATATTCTTATATCTTGCGGCATAATTAGCTACCTTTCACCATTCAATGCAGTTTTAAGACAACGATTAATCGCAGACTGGCATCAATTTGTAAAATCATTAAAGATACCGTGTGCTGatgattttaacataataacatCGTTGGGATCAGATGTGAAAATACAAAACTGGGGTATTGATGGGCTTCCGAGAGATGAATTTTCAATTGAGAATGGAATTATAATGGATAACTCTAGAAGATGGTCGCTGTTTATTGACCCCCAAAATCAAGCAGCTAACTGGATAAAAAGAATGGAAAAGAAGAATAATCTTGTTGTCGTTAAATTTTCCCATTCCGATTATATGAAAAGAATAGAAATTGCTATTCAAAGTGGTACTCCTGTCTTAATAGAAAGTATTGGAGAGGAACTAGAAGCACCATTGGATCCTCtactttttaaacaagtttttaaaCAAGCTGGTCTTGAAGTTATTGGATTGGGTGACAATGTCATAGTATATAACagcaattttaaactatatattaCTTCAAAATATCGTAATCCTCAATATTTGCCAGAAGTATTTAATAGAGTGACTATCATAAATTTTGCTTTAACTATAGAAGGACTCCAAGATCAGCTTCTTGGAATTGTAGTTGCAGTAGAAAAACCTGATCTACAACAACTTAAAGAAgatttaattgttcaaaaagCTAAAAATAGAGGAGCTCTTTTAGATTgtgaagaaaaaattttgaaaactctGTCTGAATCTCAAggagatattttagaagatgaAAATGCAATACAGATTTtagataattcaaaaatactttcatctgaaattatagaaaaacaagaaaaatcaCTGGAGATCGAAAAATCAATTGAAGAGTTTCGTCTTAAGTATCAGTCAGTTTCTGAATTTTCAGCTGTGTTATATTACTGTATATCAGATCTGGCCAATATTGATCCAATGTATCAATactctttggattcttttattaatctttataTAGGTTCTATTCAAAGAGCAGAAAAATCTAGAAAAATTGAAACccgatgtttaaatttaatcaatgctTTCACCTACGAtttatattctaacataactagATCATTATTTGAGAAAGATAAGCttctattttcatttattttatgctcAAAAATCATGATATCCCAAGGAagattaaatgaaaaagaatttatgtttttcctTACCGGGGGAATATCTATGGAAAATACATATGAAAACCCAACACCTTGGTTGCCAAAGAGTTCATGGGATGAAATATGTAGAGTTGATAGTTTACCAATATTTGCCGGATTTCGAGAATCATTTGTTAAATATCACACTGATTGGAaagaaatttatgataattttgatgaaaatggAAGTTTTCCTGAGCCATgggataataaattagatgGATTTAGaagattaattattgtaagacTTTTTCGCCCAGATAAAATGTTGTTATGCATTTCAAACTTCGTATCCAATGAAATGGATGAGCGTTATATAAAACCACCTCCATTTAATATATCCATTTCATATGCTGATTCTTATTGTTTAAGCcctcttatatttattttgtctcCCGGAACAGACCCTATGGGGGCACTAGTAAAGTTTTCGGAAGAAAAAGGATactcaaaaaaatttttttatatttctttaggtCAAGGCCAAGGGCCTATAGCTCAATCTCTAATACAACGAGGGCAAGAAGATGGTAGTTGGGTATGCCTTCAAAATTGTCATTTAGCAACTTCATGGATGCCAAGTTTAGAAAGAATATTTGAGGAGCTGGACGTAGGGAATACTCATGACCAATTTAGACTATGGTTAACAAGTTATCCATCAGATAAATTTCCATCAACGATATTGCAGAAAGGCGTAAAGATGACTAATGAATCACCTGCGGgtctacaaaataatttactgaaatCTTATATTAATGAACCAGTAAAAAATCCTGACTTTTTTAACGGGTGTCCCGAAAATAGTGAAATGTTTGTCAGGCTACTTTATGGTTTGGCCTTTTTTCATGCCGTTGTACAAGAACGACGCACATTTGGACCTTTAGGCTGGAATATACAATACGGATTTAATGATTCCGATTTTGATATTTCGGTACAGCAAGTACAGatgtttataaatgaaaatgacgATCCTTTTGAAGCACTATCTTACTTAATAG GAGAATGTAACTACGGTGGTCGTGTTACTGATGACTGGGATAGAAGGCTTATCGTAACTATCCTTATGGACTTCATAAATCCCGTTGTCGCTGTTGATCCAAACTatcaatttaatgaattaggTACATGGTATGGGCTTCCATCTCATTTGGATTATGACGCATTTATAAACCATATTCAGAGTTTGCCTCATTCTCATCCTCCAGAAGTATTTGGACTACATACAAATGCAGGAATAACTCGCGACCTTAAAGATTCTATGACTATGTTAAATTCTGTCTTAAAAGTGTGTGGGGAAAGTGCTGGCGGAGGTGGTGGTGaaacagataaaattttaatgtctcTTACAAATGATTTACTGTCAAAACATCCTGGATTATTCAATATAGAAGAcgccaaattaaaatttccaattgaTTATAATGAATCAATGAATACGGTAATAGTACAAGAAATgcaaagatttaataagttGTTGAGTAGAATTAAGGCATCACTTCAAACGATGCAAAGGGCTATACAAGGTCTCGAAGTTATGTCAGCCAGCGTAGAAGCGTTCGGTACGTCTCTCGTTTTAGCTAGAATTCCTACTGCTTGGACAGGAGTCTCTTACCcaagtttgaaaaatttaccaaattattttaatgatttattagcCCGAGTCTCATTTCTAAACAAGTGGTATTTAGAAAACAAACCTCCTACATATTGGGTATCTGGTTTCTTCTTCACTCAAGCATTTCTCACCGgcgttaaacaaaattatgcaCGAAAACACACTATACCTATCGATAAAATAACgtttgattttgaaattactGCAAACGACTATATGGATATATCACCAGAAGATGGGGCGTATGTTAATGGATTATTCACTGACGGAGCCCGATGGAGCCGATCTACTTCGTGTTTAAAGGAGCTGcatccaaaaatattaaatgatactTTACCGGTGGTATGGTTGATACCCATTGAAACTGTAAATTATGATACCCGTGGTCGATATATTTGTCCTGTGTATAAGACATCTGAGAGAAAAGGAACTTTGTCTACTACTGGACATTCGACCAATTACGTACTACCAATATTATTAGATACAGAAGAGGAGACATCTCACTGGATAAAGAGAAGTGTTGCTCTATtatgtcaattaaattaa